Proteins from a genomic interval of Fusarium oxysporum Fo47 chromosome I, complete sequence:
- a CDS encoding Pyruvate/Phosphoenolpyruvate kinase-like domain-containing protein produces the protein MAARSPSIIRRSLLYVPGSSQKMLTKSLGLKSDNVTYDLEDSVTPSLKDTARNQLREHISNLKARPSGISELAVRINAVSTPFSLSDLTTLAPLPHVDAVVVPKVNSAADLTFVTDVLRHVAPERHTVEADNPIKIIALIESARSIMDLAQISRASPYLSGFIFAAEDFALDLSLTRTPSLTEFLYARSAIVTAARAAGLPSAIDLVCTSYKGEQGLKTLEEECAGGKSIGFNGKQCIHPSQVEVVQRMFAPDQNEVEWAIRVSIADEKASASGRGAWTLDGKMIDAPVVGKASAVIVKAEQCGIDVQSLRNKWKDQEPE, from the exons ATGGCTGCCCGGTCTCCATCCATTATCCGCCGCTCTTTGCTCTATG TGCCAGGCTCATCGCAAAAGATGCTCACCAAGTCTCTCGGTCTCAAATCAGACAACGTAACTTATGACTTGGAAGACTCCGTTACACCCTCTCTCAAAGATACAGCCCGCAATCAACTGCGTGAGCACATCTCCAACCTCAAAGCTCGGCCTTCTGGCATTTCTGAGCTGGCTGTTCGCATCAACGCTGTTTCTACCCCCTTTTCTCTCTCAGACCTGACCACACTCGCGCCATTGCCTCATGTTGACGCTGTCGTGGTTCCCAAAGTCAATTCTGCGGCTGACCTGACCTTCGTTACTGATGTTCTCCGACATGTCGCTCCAGAACGGCACACAGTTGAGGCAGATAACCCAATAAAGATAATAGCTCTTATCGAGTCAGCTCGTTCCATTATGGACTTGGCTCAGATATCAAGGGCATCTCCCTACCTGAGTGGCTTCATCTTCGCAGCCGAGGATTTCGCCCTTGATCTCTCGCTGACAAGAACCCCGTCTCTGACTGAGTTTCTCTACGCAAGATCTGCTATAGTCACCGCAGCCCGAGCAGCCGGATTGCCAAGTGCAATCGATCTGGTTTGCACCTCTTATAAGGGAGAGCAGGGGCTGAAAACTCTCGAGGAGGAGTGTGCCGGAGGGAAATCCATTGGCTTCAACGGAAAGCAATGCATACATCCAAGCCAGGTCGAAGTCGTCCAGCGTATGTTCGCTCCGGATCAGAACGAAGTTGAATGGGCTATCAGGGTCTCCATCGCTGATGAGAAGGCTTCGGCGTCCGGTCGAGGCGCCTGGACCCTAGATGGTAAAATGATTGATGCTCCCGTTGTTGGCAAAGCTAGTGCTGTCATTGTCAAAGCAGAACAGTGTGGTATTGATGTTCAGTCCTTAAGAAACAAATGGAAGGACCAAGAACCCGAGTAA